From one Musa acuminata AAA Group cultivar baxijiao chromosome BXJ2-6, Cavendish_Baxijiao_AAA, whole genome shotgun sequence genomic stretch:
- the LOC135585354 gene encoding uncharacterized protein LOC135585354 isoform X1, which translates to MVSLSVGGLGVSLRLCFAFLCSLKPTCNEGMLIELATSLKALLLDHLVELKMSCEDKAMASRIPSPKVTMTGISSSSGIISINSDREPTQALDQQIGASHGHVAILWDIENCPVPSDVRPEDVAGNIRIALRVHPFIRGVVTVFSAYGDFNAFPRRLREGCQRTGVKLVDIPNTRKDAADKAILVDMFLFALDNQPPSSIVLISGDIDFAPALHILGQRGYTIILVIPSGVGVSSALRNAGQFVWDWPCVVRGEGFVPPKTFPHGYVMNFRNEDNPDMENGEETIVYQGLSISEDPTWGNFNQAYSCMPSQVSRERSGASQSSEYNINNLAAGSCFTSSRCESLPSVQVHQNSSLDQEWWVQPGDLQGLKGQIVRLLEMSGGSLPLVRVPSEYLKVFRRPLYVSEYGAYKLVNLFQKMADALFVVGKGHRKLLCLHNSAGRHIKKCLGSPAMVMTNEKGKRVPEESIDISTCPQLGSFSDESLEDEKNDDFFLGSTYDFEDQLTNIRQETQELLVCYSCPIPLGAFAALYEQRYKKVLDYQSFGVDCLEQLIEKMRDVVKLREDRDSKKKFLVSSFLSR; encoded by the exons ATGGTTTCCCTATCAGTCGGAGGACTTGGAGTGAGTCTAAGACTATGCTTTGCTTTCCTCTGCTCTCTGAAGCCAACCTGCAATGAAGGCATGTTGATTGAACTTGCAACGTCTCTTAAAGCTCTCCTCCTTGACCATCTTG TGGAATTGAAGATGTCTTGTGAGGATAAAGCAATGGCCAGTCGAATTCCTTCACCGAAAGTTACAATGACAGGGATATCAAGCTCGAGTGGCATCATCTCCATAAATTCAGACAGAGAACCAACTCAAGCACTTGACCAGCAAATTGGGGCCTCGCATGGACATGTGGCTATCCTTTGGGACATTGAGAACTGTCCGGTTCCAAGTGATGTCCGGCCCGAAGATGTTGCTGGTAACATAAGAATCGCTCTACGAGTGCATCCTTTCATTAGGGGAGTTGTTACAGTATTCTCTGCTTATGGGGATTTTAATGCTTTCCCCAGACGATTGAGGGAGGGCTGCCAGAGAACTGGAGTTAAACTAGTAGACATCCCAAACACTAGAAAAGATGCTGCCGACAAGGCTATCTTGGTtgatatgtttctttttgctctaGATAACCAACCACCCTCGTCAATCGTGCTGATATCTGGCGACATAGACTTTGCTCCTGCTTTGCATATTCTTGGTCAGCGTGGATACACCATAATCCTTGTCATCCCTTCAGGAGTCGGTGTTTCTTCAGCTCTCAGAAATGCAGGACAGTTTGTATGGGACTGGCCTTGTGTAGTCCGTGGCGAAGGTTTTGTGCCTCCAAAGACTTTTCCCCATGGCTACGTCATGAATTTCAGGAATGAGGATAACCCTGACATGGAAAATGGAGAAGAGACCATTGTTTATCAAGGACTCTCGATAAGCGAAGATCCCACTTGGGGTAACTTTAACCAAGCATATAGTTGTATGCCTTCGCAAGTATCTAGAGAACGTAGTGGAGCTTCTCAATCATCAGAGTACAATATCAATAACTTAGCAGCTGGGTCTTGTTTTACTTCTTCAAGATGTGAAAGTCTTCCATCTGTTCAAGTACATCAGAATTCTTCCCTGGATCAGGAGTGGTGGGTTCAACCAGGAGATCTTCAGGGTTTGAAGGGCCAGATAGTAAGGCTGCTTGAGATGTCTGGTGGGAGTTTGCCTCTCGTACGTGTTCCTTCAGAGTATCTCAAGGTATTTAGGAGGCCGCTCTATGTGTCAGAGTATGGAGCTTACAAACTGGTGAATCTCTTTCAGAAAATGGCTGATGCACTATTTGTAGTCGGGAAGGGGCATAGAAAGCTGCTGTGTCTTCACAATTCTGCTGGTAGACATATAAAAAAGTGCCTAGGTAGTCCAGCTATGGTGATGACAAATGAAAAGGGAAAGAGGGTTCCGGAAGAGAGCATCGATATCAGCACCTGTCCTCAATTAGGTAGCTTCTCTGATGAATCCTTGGAAGATGAgaagaatgatgatttttttctaGGTTCAACCTATGATTTTGAGGACCAGCTTACAAATATCAGACAGGAAACGCAAGAGCTTCTTGTTTGTTACTCCTGTCCAATTCCCCTTGGTGCTTTTGCAGCTCTCTATGAGCAGCGTTACAAGAAAGTCCTCGACTACCAGAGCTTTGGAGTGGATTGTCTAGAACAATTGATTGAGAAGATGAGAGATGTTGTGAAGTTGCGTGAGGATCGGGATAGCAAGAAAAAGTTTCTTGTATCCAGTTTCTTAAGCAGATAA
- the LOC135585354 gene encoding uncharacterized protein LOC135585354 isoform X2 has product MSCEDKAMASRIPSPKVTMTGISSSSGIISINSDREPTQALDQQIGASHGHVAILWDIENCPVPSDVRPEDVAGNIRIALRVHPFIRGVVTVFSAYGDFNAFPRRLREGCQRTGVKLVDIPNTRKDAADKAILVDMFLFALDNQPPSSIVLISGDIDFAPALHILGQRGYTIILVIPSGVGVSSALRNAGQFVWDWPCVVRGEGFVPPKTFPHGYVMNFRNEDNPDMENGEETIVYQGLSISEDPTWGNFNQAYSCMPSQVSRERSGASQSSEYNINNLAAGSCFTSSRCESLPSVQVHQNSSLDQEWWVQPGDLQGLKGQIVRLLEMSGGSLPLVRVPSEYLKVFRRPLYVSEYGAYKLVNLFQKMADALFVVGKGHRKLLCLHNSAGRHIKKCLGSPAMVMTNEKGKRVPEESIDISTCPQLGSFSDESLEDEKNDDFFLGSTYDFEDQLTNIRQETQELLVCYSCPIPLGAFAALYEQRYKKVLDYQSFGVDCLEQLIEKMRDVVKLREDRDSKKKFLVSSFLSR; this is encoded by the coding sequence ATGTCTTGTGAGGATAAAGCAATGGCCAGTCGAATTCCTTCACCGAAAGTTACAATGACAGGGATATCAAGCTCGAGTGGCATCATCTCCATAAATTCAGACAGAGAACCAACTCAAGCACTTGACCAGCAAATTGGGGCCTCGCATGGACATGTGGCTATCCTTTGGGACATTGAGAACTGTCCGGTTCCAAGTGATGTCCGGCCCGAAGATGTTGCTGGTAACATAAGAATCGCTCTACGAGTGCATCCTTTCATTAGGGGAGTTGTTACAGTATTCTCTGCTTATGGGGATTTTAATGCTTTCCCCAGACGATTGAGGGAGGGCTGCCAGAGAACTGGAGTTAAACTAGTAGACATCCCAAACACTAGAAAAGATGCTGCCGACAAGGCTATCTTGGTtgatatgtttctttttgctctaGATAACCAACCACCCTCGTCAATCGTGCTGATATCTGGCGACATAGACTTTGCTCCTGCTTTGCATATTCTTGGTCAGCGTGGATACACCATAATCCTTGTCATCCCTTCAGGAGTCGGTGTTTCTTCAGCTCTCAGAAATGCAGGACAGTTTGTATGGGACTGGCCTTGTGTAGTCCGTGGCGAAGGTTTTGTGCCTCCAAAGACTTTTCCCCATGGCTACGTCATGAATTTCAGGAATGAGGATAACCCTGACATGGAAAATGGAGAAGAGACCATTGTTTATCAAGGACTCTCGATAAGCGAAGATCCCACTTGGGGTAACTTTAACCAAGCATATAGTTGTATGCCTTCGCAAGTATCTAGAGAACGTAGTGGAGCTTCTCAATCATCAGAGTACAATATCAATAACTTAGCAGCTGGGTCTTGTTTTACTTCTTCAAGATGTGAAAGTCTTCCATCTGTTCAAGTACATCAGAATTCTTCCCTGGATCAGGAGTGGTGGGTTCAACCAGGAGATCTTCAGGGTTTGAAGGGCCAGATAGTAAGGCTGCTTGAGATGTCTGGTGGGAGTTTGCCTCTCGTACGTGTTCCTTCAGAGTATCTCAAGGTATTTAGGAGGCCGCTCTATGTGTCAGAGTATGGAGCTTACAAACTGGTGAATCTCTTTCAGAAAATGGCTGATGCACTATTTGTAGTCGGGAAGGGGCATAGAAAGCTGCTGTGTCTTCACAATTCTGCTGGTAGACATATAAAAAAGTGCCTAGGTAGTCCAGCTATGGTGATGACAAATGAAAAGGGAAAGAGGGTTCCGGAAGAGAGCATCGATATCAGCACCTGTCCTCAATTAGGTAGCTTCTCTGATGAATCCTTGGAAGATGAgaagaatgatgatttttttctaGGTTCAACCTATGATTTTGAGGACCAGCTTACAAATATCAGACAGGAAACGCAAGAGCTTCTTGTTTGTTACTCCTGTCCAATTCCCCTTGGTGCTTTTGCAGCTCTCTATGAGCAGCGTTACAAGAAAGTCCTCGACTACCAGAGCTTTGGAGTGGATTGTCTAGAACAATTGATTGAGAAGATGAGAGATGTTGTGAAGTTGCGTGAGGATCGGGATAGCAAGAAAAAGTTTCTTGTATCCAGTTTCTTAAGCAGATAA